One Helianthus annuus cultivar XRQ/B chromosome 7, HanXRQr2.0-SUNRISE, whole genome shotgun sequence genomic region harbors:
- the LOC110866489 gene encoding ring-infected erythrocyte surface antigen-like: MEKEKKDAEETAEALKDKGKGVVVDKEEIFGSSSQQVQQPDAENVEANVAEVEANVEDVEVKITDVEVFNADVNVEVNVAEVEVNEENALVLAQLFTLVGEPKTVSYSREDNMRRIEVERHRLRAKPRKYEMVDEDDDDDDEELKEWFGEVDDYHYDGKDDDNDDDDQGGNGGAMIVRRPGGNQVNDYLDDTQNEER; the protein is encoded by the coding sequence atggagaaagaaaagaaagatgcTGAAGAAACCGCTGAAGCTTTAAAGGATAAAGGTAAAGGTGTCGTAGTTGACAAGGAAGAGATTTTTGGTTCATCGAGTCAACAAGTACAACAACCAGATGCTGAAAATGTTGAAGCTAATGTTGCAGAGGTTGAAGCTAATGTTGAAGATGTTGAGGTTAAAATTACAGATGTTGAAGTTTTTAATGCTGATGTTAATGTTGAAGTCAATGTTGCAGAGGTTGAAGTTAATGAAGAAAATGCTCTAGTCCTCGCTCAGTTGTTTACTCTAGTTGGTGAACCAAAGACGGTATCTTACAGCAGGGAAGATAATATGAGAAGAATAGAAGTTGAAAGGCATCGACTAAGAGCTAAGCCAAGAAAGTATGAGATggttgatgaagatgatgatgatgatgatgaagagttAAAAGAATGGTTTGGTGAAGTTGATGATTATCATTATGATGGTaaagatgatgataatgatgatgatgatcagggTGGTAATGGTGGTGCAATGATTGTAAGACGACCTGGTGGCAATCAAGTTAATGATTATCTTGATGATACTCAGAACGAGGAAAGATAG